The following are encoded together in the Streptomyces rapamycinicus NRRL 5491 genome:
- a CDS encoding phosphoglyceromutase — MADAPYKLILLRHGESEWNAKNLFTGWVDVNLNEKGEKEAVRGGELLKDAGLLPDVVHTSLQKRAIRTAQLALEAADRLWIPVHRSWRLNERHYGALQGKDKAQTLAEFGEEQFMLWRRSYDTPPPPLDRDAEYSQFADPRYATLPPELRPQTECLKDVVVRMLPYWFDGIVPDLLTGKTVLVAAHGNSLRALVKHLDGISDADIAGLNIPTGIPLSYELDTDFKPVNPGGTYLDPDAAKAAIEAVKNQGKKK, encoded by the coding sequence ATGGCCGACGCACCGTACAAGCTGATCCTCCTCCGCCACGGCGAGAGCGAGTGGAACGCGAAGAACCTGTTCACCGGCTGGGTGGACGTCAACCTGAACGAGAAGGGCGAGAAGGAGGCCGTCCGCGGCGGTGAGCTGCTGAAGGACGCCGGCCTGCTCCCCGACGTGGTCCACACCTCGCTCCAGAAGCGCGCCATCCGCACCGCGCAGCTCGCCCTGGAAGCCGCCGACCGCCTCTGGATCCCGGTCCACCGCAGCTGGCGCCTGAACGAGCGCCACTACGGTGCGCTCCAGGGCAAGGACAAGGCGCAGACCCTCGCCGAGTTCGGCGAGGAGCAGTTCATGCTGTGGCGCCGCTCCTATGACACCCCGCCGCCCCCGCTGGACCGTGACGCCGAGTACTCCCAGTTCGCGGACCCGCGCTACGCGACCCTCCCGCCGGAGCTGCGCCCGCAGACGGAGTGCCTCAAGGACGTCGTCGTCCGCATGCTCCCGTACTGGTTCGACGGCATCGTCCCGGACCTGCTGACGGGCAAGACGGTCCTGGTCGCGGCGCACGGCAACTCCCTCCGCGCCCTGGTCAAGCACCTGGACGGCATCTCCGACGCCGACATCGCGGGCCTGAACATCCCGACGGGCATCCCGCTCTCCTACGAACTGGACACCGACTTCAAGCCGGTCAACCCGGGCGGTACCTACCTCGACCCGGACGCCGCGAAGGCCGCCATCGAGGCAGTCAAGAACCAGGGCAAGAAGAAGTAA
- a CDS encoding dihydrofolate reductase family protein, whose product MRKITASLFIALDGVVEAPDQWHFPYFNDEMGAAVDAGLGAADTLLIGRKTYDSFAGAWPDREAAGGEDAHFAKKLGDARKIVLSRQKLSFTWRNTEQLKGDFADAVTALKNEPGGDIALSGSVSVVRQLMAHGLLDELHLLVHPIAVRKGMRLFDEAETTIPLKLLSSATFSTGVLHLVYAPAESTADATYEDAKTHLPQDDQ is encoded by the coding sequence ATGAGGAAGATCACCGCCAGCCTGTTCATCGCGCTCGACGGAGTCGTGGAGGCGCCCGACCAGTGGCACTTCCCGTATTTCAACGACGAGATGGGCGCCGCCGTCGACGCGGGCCTCGGCGCGGCCGACACCCTCCTCATCGGCCGTAAGACCTACGACAGCTTCGCCGGAGCCTGGCCGGACCGCGAGGCGGCGGGCGGTGAGGACGCCCACTTCGCCAAGAAGCTCGGCGACGCCCGCAAGATCGTCCTGTCCCGCCAGAAACTCAGCTTCACCTGGCGGAACACCGAGCAGCTCAAGGGCGACTTCGCCGACGCCGTCACCGCGCTGAAGAACGAACCGGGCGGGGACATCGCCCTCAGCGGCTCGGTCTCGGTCGTCCGGCAGCTGATGGCGCACGGCCTGCTGGACGAGCTGCACCTGCTGGTCCACCCGATCGCCGTCCGCAAGGGCATGCGGCTGTTCGACGAGGCCGAGACCACGATCCCGCTGAAGCTGCTCTCCTCCGCCACGTTCAGCACCGGTGTGCTGCACCTGGTCTACGCCCCGGCCGAGTCCACCGCCGACGCCACCTACGAGGACGCCAAGACCCACCTGCCCCAGGACGACCAGTAG
- a CDS encoding DUF6777 domain-containing protein: MSSNSWRLTSRRTLLIIGLIVVVIVVAVFAIIYTSRKAEAVEYRREPVGTTSVPAFTRPVGTDQRNVASPSSGGRTFQSNAPGLYAGTPGQAPCNGQALITELQADPRKAAAWSQIQGIRSADIPNYVSQLSSVTLRSDTYVTSYGFRSGEVTWDGLVLQAGTAVFIDKRGTPVAKCNCGNPVKVTAPPQGAQATFSGPTWSSFSSNSVTVVNTSSTVVKQITMVQINKGVVFVRGVGDGSEGNSDDNVLSRNEYPGSMAMGGVQGVIDLPPPPKVTPDPSETETESPPTTEPPSETTSPPGTTESPSPTTPPESTTPPESTTPPDETTPPPSEQPPSEQPPSEQPPSQQPPSQQPQQPPNQPEQPQQPQPEQPQPQQPQPQQPQEQPPAS, encoded by the coding sequence ATGAGCTCGAACTCATGGCGCCTCACCTCGCGTCGCACACTACTGATCATCGGACTCATTGTCGTCGTGATCGTCGTAGCGGTGTTCGCGATCATCTATACCTCCCGGAAAGCGGAGGCAGTTGAATATCGCCGGGAGCCGGTCGGGACGACTTCTGTGCCGGCGTTCACGCGCCCCGTGGGAACTGACCAGAGAAACGTAGCGTCACCCTCCAGCGGGGGTCGGACCTTCCAAAGCAACGCGCCTGGGCTGTATGCCGGGACCCCGGGTCAGGCCCCTTGCAATGGACAGGCACTGATCACCGAACTGCAGGCCGATCCGAGAAAAGCGGCAGCATGGAGTCAGATTCAAGGAATTCGGTCGGCTGACATACCGAACTACGTCAGTCAACTGTCGAGTGTCACTCTGCGCTCGGACACGTATGTGACTTCCTACGGATTCCGCAGTGGCGAGGTGACGTGGGACGGCCTGGTCCTCCAGGCCGGGACCGCGGTCTTCATCGATAAGCGCGGAACCCCTGTCGCGAAGTGCAACTGCGGGAACCCCGTGAAAGTGACCGCACCACCGCAAGGCGCCCAGGCGACGTTCAGCGGGCCAACATGGTCCAGCTTCTCATCCAACTCCGTCACTGTCGTCAATACGTCATCGACCGTCGTCAAACAGATCACTATGGTCCAGATCAACAAGGGTGTCGTCTTCGTACGCGGGGTCGGCGATGGCAGCGAGGGAAATTCCGACGACAACGTATTGTCACGGAATGAATACCCCGGAAGCATGGCAATGGGTGGAGTGCAGGGCGTGATCGATCTGCCACCTCCGCCGAAGGTGACCCCGGACCCGTCTGAAACCGAGACCGAGTCTCCGCCGACAACCGAGCCCCCCTCTGAAACGACCTCGCCGCCTGGGACCACCGAGTCTCCGTCGCCGACTACCCCACCTGAGTCGACCACACCGCCTGAGTCGACCACACCGCCGGATGAGACGACCCCGCCGCCATCCGAACAGCCGCCATCCGAACAGCCGCCTTCTGAACAGCCGCCGTCCCAGCAGCCGCCGTCCCAGCAGCCGCAGCAGCCTCCGAACCAACCCGAGCAACCGCAGCAACCCCAGCCCGAACAGCCCCAACCACAGCAACCTCAGCCGCAGCAGCCGCAGGAACAGCCGCCTGCTTCATGA
- a CDS encoding GntR family transcriptional regulator, with translation MAKYEQIADALRQSIRAGQLEPGERLPAEDKLAARYRTSVPTLQRALSELVAEGLIDRRHGVGTFVRTPRRRVERSNERHQWEKDRARRSRAERLRTGSTEHDTGLEVGDLAFHAEYRDAKADEDLASVFGVAVGTRLLERIYRTNCREEDAPFALVHSYLVHDVVAANPDLLDAAHEPWPGGTQNQLYTIGIELDRIEERITARPPTVEEAEALGLKKGVSVIVLRKICTDIDDRVVEVSDVTLCGDRTELVFTTPLKRW, from the coding sequence ATGGCCAAGTACGAGCAGATCGCGGACGCCCTTCGTCAGAGCATCCGCGCAGGTCAGCTCGAACCCGGGGAGCGGCTTCCGGCCGAGGACAAGCTTGCGGCGCGGTATCGGACGAGCGTGCCTACGCTGCAGCGGGCGCTGTCGGAGCTGGTGGCCGAGGGGCTGATCGACAGGCGGCACGGGGTGGGGACGTTCGTACGGACGCCGCGCCGGCGGGTCGAGCGGAGCAATGAGCGGCATCAGTGGGAGAAGGACCGGGCCCGCCGGTCCAGGGCGGAGCGGCTGCGGACCGGGTCGACCGAGCACGACACCGGGCTGGAGGTCGGCGACCTCGCGTTTCACGCCGAGTACCGCGATGCGAAGGCCGACGAGGACCTGGCGTCGGTCTTCGGGGTCGCCGTGGGCACGCGGCTGCTGGAGCGGATCTACCGCACCAACTGCCGTGAGGAGGACGCGCCGTTCGCGCTCGTGCACTCCTATCTGGTCCACGATGTCGTGGCCGCCAATCCCGACCTGCTCGACGCCGCCCATGAGCCCTGGCCCGGCGGCACCCAGAATCAGCTCTACACGATCGGCATCGAGCTGGACCGCATAGAGGAGCGGATCACGGCCCGGCCGCCGACGGTGGAGGAGGCGGAGGCGCTCGGCCTCAAGAAGGGGGTTTCGGTGATCGTTCTCCGGAAGATCTGTACGGACATCGACGATCGGGTCGTCGAGGTCTCCGATGTGACGTTGTGCGGAGACCGTACGGAACTCGTCTTCACCACGCCCCTGAAGAGGTGGTGA
- a CDS encoding IS5 family transposase (programmed frameshift), which yields MVERLVPDELWELFQRVLPEAPTRPQGGGRRRHGDREVLAAIVFVATSGCTWQQLPSASFGPSGATAHRRFAEWSKAWVWAKLHRLVLDELGSRGELDWSRCAIDSVNMRALKKGDLTGPNPVDRGKYGSKIHLITERTGLPLSVGISGANLHDSQALEPLVRGIPPIRSRRGPRRRRPAKLHGDKGYDYDHLRRWLRQRGVRHRIARKGIESSKRLGRHRWTIERTMAWLAGCRRLHRRYERKAAHFLAFTSIACTLICYRRLAK from the exons ATCGTTGAGCGGCTGGTGCCGGATGAGCTGTGGGAGTTGTTCCAACGCGTGCTCCCGGAAGCGCCGACCCGGCCTCAAGGAGGTGGCCGACGCCGACATGGCGACCGGGAGGTGCTGGCTGCGATCGTGTTCGTGGCAACGTCGGGCTGCACGTGGCAGCAACTGCCCTCCGCCTCGTTCGGGCCGTCGGGAGCCACGGCCCACCGTCGCTTCGCCGAGTGGTCGAAGGCCTGGGTGTGGGCGAAGCTCCATCGCCTGGTCCTCGATGAACTCGGCTCCCGCGGCGAACTGGACTGGTCCCGCTGTGCGATCGACTCGGTGAACATGCGGGCCCTGAAAA AGGGGGACCTGACAGGCCCGAATCCTGTTGACCGGGGCAAGTACGGCTCGAAGATCCACTTGATCACAGAGCGGACCGGACTGCCCCTGTCTGTCGGGATCTCCGGCGCGAACCTGCACGACAGCCAGGCCCTCGAACCGCTCGTACGCGGCATCCCGCCCATCCGCTCCCGCCGCGGACCCCGCCGACGACGGCCTGCCAAGCTCCACGGCGACAAGGGCTACGACTACGACCACCTGCGCCGATGGTTACGCCAGCGCGGTGTCCGGCACCGCATCGCACGCAAGGGCATCGAGTCCTCCAAGCGCCTGGGACGGCACCGTTGGACCATCGAACGGACCATGGCCTGGCTCGCCGGATGCCGCCGCCTGCACCGCCGCTACGAACGCAAGGCCGCCCACTTCCTGGCCTTCACCAGCATCGCCTGTACCCTCATCTGCTACCGCAGACTCGCCAAATGA
- a CDS encoding MDR family MFS transporter, with product MSVVRLRQAAKESVSGLPREFWWLWTSTLVNRLGGFVATFLAMYLTVDRGYSAMFAGLVGALHGLGGAVSAVVAGVLTDRLGRRPTLLVAQLSTAVTVAVLGFVQDPVAIAVVACLVGMTSNASRPAVQAMIADIVAPGDRVRAFALNYWAINLGFAVSAAAAGLIARHGYLTLFLADAGMTLLCAVIVFGKVPESRPERERAAEGVVADAPEREVGLGAVLRDRRFMAVVALSFLVATLIQQAFVALPVAMGADGLSSTDFGVAIATNGVLIVAVQIPVTRFLEHRDPAPLLMVSALLTGAGFGLTAFAGSVGMYALAVMVWTVGEIINSPTQMGLVARLSPTHGRGRYQGMYTLSWSLASLIAPLAGGAVMDRFGADALWAASAVVGLVAAGGYVALGRALRSRPAAGGGSEGGVDVGADADAGGASVAASTSASAPAGEVGAASEGGAGAASEGGAGAASGAGVPAVGAGSQ from the coding sequence GTGTCCGTCGTCCGACTGAGGCAGGCCGCGAAGGAGAGCGTCTCGGGGTTGCCCCGGGAGTTCTGGTGGCTGTGGACCTCCACGCTGGTCAATCGACTGGGTGGGTTCGTGGCCACCTTTCTTGCCATGTACCTGACCGTGGATCGGGGCTATTCGGCGATGTTCGCCGGGCTGGTCGGGGCGCTGCACGGGCTGGGCGGGGCGGTGTCGGCCGTCGTCGCCGGGGTGCTGACCGACCGGCTGGGGCGGCGCCCCACGCTGCTCGTCGCACAGCTGTCGACGGCGGTCACGGTCGCCGTGCTGGGGTTCGTCCAGGACCCGGTCGCCATCGCCGTCGTGGCCTGCCTCGTGGGGATGACCAGCAACGCGTCACGGCCCGCGGTGCAGGCGATGATCGCCGACATCGTCGCCCCAGGGGACCGGGTACGGGCCTTCGCGCTCAACTACTGGGCCATCAACCTCGGCTTCGCCGTCTCCGCGGCGGCGGCCGGACTGATCGCGCGCCACGGCTATCTCACGCTCTTCCTGGCGGATGCCGGGATGACGCTGCTGTGTGCGGTCATCGTCTTCGGCAAGGTGCCGGAGTCCCGGCCCGAGCGGGAGCGTGCCGCCGAGGGGGTGGTGGCGGATGCGCCGGAGCGCGAGGTCGGGTTGGGCGCGGTGCTGCGGGACCGGCGGTTCATGGCCGTGGTCGCGCTGTCGTTCCTGGTCGCGACGCTCATCCAGCAGGCGTTCGTGGCGCTGCCCGTGGCGATGGGGGCGGACGGGCTGTCCAGTACGGACTTCGGCGTCGCGATCGCGACGAACGGCGTGCTGATCGTGGCCGTACAGATCCCGGTGACGCGGTTCCTCGAACATCGCGATCCCGCGCCGCTGCTGATGGTGTCCGCGCTGCTGACCGGCGCCGGGTTCGGGCTGACCGCCTTCGCCGGGTCGGTCGGGATGTACGCGCTGGCCGTGATGGTCTGGACGGTCGGCGAGATCATCAACTCTCCGACGCAGATGGGGCTGGTCGCCCGGCTCTCCCCGACCCATGGGCGCGGCCGCTACCAGGGGATGTACACCCTCTCGTGGTCCCTCGCCTCGCTCATCGCCCCGCTCGCGGGCGGCGCCGTCATGGACCGCTTCGGCGCGGACGCCCTGTGGGCGGCCAGCGCCGTGGTGGGCCTCGTGGCGGCCGGGGGGTACGTGGCGCTGGGGCGCGCCCTGCGGAGCCGGCCTGCGGCCGGCGGGGGGTCCGAGGGTGGGGTGGATGTGGGTGCGGATGCGGATGCGGGTGGTGCTTCGGTTGCGGCTTCGACTTCGGCTTCGGCCCCGGCTGGTGAGGTTGGTGCCGCCTCCGAGGGTGGGGCTGGTGCCGCCTCCGAGGGTGGGGCTGGTGCCGCCTCCGGTGCGGGAGTGCCTGCGGTTGGGGCGGGTTCCCAGTAG
- a CDS encoding glycosyltransferase family 2 protein — MPNTITVITAVHAPGAAHLPDAHKSLREQELPDGWDWQWVIQEDGETDAVRPYVPDDVRVSFGQGRAGRAAMARTMGLSRAEGAYIKVLDADDMLTPGALARDLRALTDHPELGWATSRALDLLPDGSTVGFEGDPPQGPIARGAVLEFWRANDHRAQVHPATLFVRRDLLLALGGWMALPASEDTGLLMALNAVSRGWFTAETGLLYRKWPGQVTSQSAHTDAAERAARFAVVEARARVLAAMEGWRYDSR, encoded by the coding sequence ATGCCGAACACCATCACCGTCATCACCGCGGTCCACGCCCCGGGCGCGGCGCATCTGCCGGACGCCCACAAGTCGTTGCGCGAGCAGGAGCTGCCGGACGGCTGGGACTGGCAGTGGGTGATCCAGGAGGACGGCGAGACCGACGCCGTACGGCCCTACGTGCCCGACGACGTGCGCGTCAGCTTCGGGCAGGGCCGGGCCGGACGGGCCGCGATGGCGCGCACGATGGGGCTCTCCCGCGCCGAGGGCGCGTACATCAAGGTGCTGGACGCCGACGACATGCTCACCCCCGGCGCCCTCGCCCGCGACCTCCGCGCGCTCACCGATCACCCCGAGCTCGGCTGGGCCACCTCCCGCGCCCTGGACCTGCTGCCCGACGGTTCCACCGTCGGCTTCGAGGGTGACCCGCCGCAGGGGCCCATCGCACGCGGCGCGGTCCTCGAATTCTGGCGGGCGAACGACCACCGCGCCCAGGTCCACCCCGCCACCCTCTTCGTACGCCGGGACCTGCTCCTCGCCCTGGGCGGCTGGATGGCCCTGCCCGCCTCCGAGGACACCGGCCTCCTCATGGCCCTCAACGCGGTCAGCCGCGGCTGGTTCACCGCCGAGACCGGTCTGCTCTACCGCAAGTGGCCCGGCCAGGTCACCAGCCAGTCCGCCCACACCGACGCGGCCGAGCGCGCGGCACGGTTCGCGGTGGTCGAGGCGCGGGCCCGGGTCCTGGCCGCCATGGAGGGCTGGCGCTACGACAGCCGCTGA
- a CDS encoding GNAT family N-acetyltransferase, whose protein sequence is MAVPARTTSAHAEGWVLRSAVAADIEVIAELRATVMRADLERLGRYDEHRVRQRLRDSFSPQHTSIIMIDGEPAGCVTVRPAEGRQWLEHFYLAPHCQGRGLGSAVLRTVLERTDAQGMTVGLNVLQGSAARRLYERHGFVVEAQDPIDVFMMRPPGATASTPAKT, encoded by the coding sequence ATGGCAGTGCCCGCGCGGACCACGTCGGCGCACGCCGAGGGCTGGGTGCTGCGTTCTGCGGTGGCAGCGGACATCGAGGTGATCGCGGAGTTGCGGGCCACGGTCATGCGTGCGGACTTGGAACGCCTTGGGCGCTACGACGAGCACCGGGTACGGCAGCGGCTGCGGGACTCCTTCTCCCCGCAGCACACGTCGATCATCATGATCGACGGTGAACCGGCAGGTTGCGTCACCGTCCGGCCCGCCGAAGGCAGGCAGTGGCTGGAGCACTTCTACCTTGCTCCGCACTGTCAAGGCCGAGGGCTTGGATCCGCTGTGTTGCGCACGGTACTGGAGCGAACGGACGCGCAGGGCATGACCGTGGGCTTGAACGTCTTGCAGGGCAGTGCTGCCCGTCGACTCTACGAGCGCCACGGATTCGTCGTGGAAGCCCAGGACCCGATCGACGTCTTCATGATGCGCCCGCCGGGGGCGACGGCGAGCACTCCTGCGAAAACCTGA
- a CDS encoding DJ-1/PfpI family protein, whose protein sequence is MQQVAVVTFDGFNELDSFIASALINRCRKDGLEAFITTPTPVITSMNGVEITGQRPMEFVTEADVVLIGSGVKTRDVVADDRLISRLPLDPSRQLIGAQCSGALVLAELGLLDNMPACTDIKTRPFVEASGVTVLDVPFHAEGNIATAGGCLASQYLGTWVITRTLGDEAARGVLDYVAPVGENQETVERALRAVHTGEAALS, encoded by the coding sequence ATGCAGCAGGTAGCCGTGGTCACGTTCGATGGATTCAACGAACTCGACAGCTTCATCGCCTCGGCACTGATCAACCGGTGCCGAAAGGACGGCCTGGAGGCGTTCATCACCACGCCGACGCCGGTCATCACCTCCATGAACGGCGTCGAGATCACCGGCCAGCGCCCGATGGAGTTCGTGACGGAAGCCGACGTCGTACTGATCGGCAGCGGCGTGAAGACGCGCGACGTGGTCGCCGACGACCGTCTGATCTCCAGGCTCCCCCTCGACCCGTCACGCCAGCTGATCGGCGCCCAGTGCTCCGGCGCACTGGTCCTCGCCGAGCTCGGGCTGCTCGACAACATGCCCGCCTGCACGGACATCAAGACCCGCCCCTTCGTCGAAGCCAGCGGCGTCACCGTCCTGGACGTCCCCTTCCACGCCGAGGGCAACATCGCCACGGCGGGCGGCTGCCTGGCCTCCCAGTACCTCGGCACATGGGTCATCACCCGCACCCTCGGAGACGAGGCCGCCCGAGGCGTCCTCGACTACGTTGCCCCGGTCGGCGAAAACCAGGAAACCGTCGAGCGCGCCCTGCGAGCGGTCCACACAGGCGAGGCCGCCCTGAGCTGA